From a single Microbacterium murale genomic region:
- a CDS encoding AMP-dependent synthetase/ligase, with protein MVQFEVPAIVPADPDANITDLLAKRVEATPDRALFSVPNGDGWSDISAADFQTAVIALAKGFVAVGIQPGEKVGFLARTTYEWTLVDFALFYAGAVMVPIYETSSPSQIQWILEDSGATALIVESASHFAKFDEVRGDLPLIREVWQLHVGAIDSLTAAGVAIEDAEIERRRNIAVGSDIATLIYTSGSTGRPKGCVLTHSNFVELCRNSAKSLNAVVETPGASTLLFITTAHIFARFISHLNIHAGVRTGHQPDTKQLLPALGSFKPTFLLAVPRVFEKVYNSAEQKAEAGGKGKIFRAAAAAAVEHSRLLEEGKKIPLGLRIKFALFDKLVYSKLRAAMGGNIVYAVSGSAPLGPRLGHFFHSLGVVILEGYGLTETTAPATVNLADKSKIGTVGPALPGVGVRLADDGEIEVKGINVFKEYWNNPEATAEAFHDGWFRTGDIGSFDSEGFLTVTGRKKEIIVTAGGKNVAPAALEDPIRANPIVGQVVVVGDQKPFISALITLDSEMLPTWLGNNGLSTGMTLAEASKNEAVRAEVQKAVDIANSNVSRAESIRKFTILETEWTEDSGHLTPKMSIKRNVIMADFADEVAAIYDEPVNTTNVAIGG; from the coding sequence GTGGTTCAATTCGAAGTTCCCGCGATCGTCCCTGCTGATCCCGATGCGAACATCACCGACCTGCTTGCCAAGCGCGTCGAAGCCACTCCCGACCGGGCACTGTTCTCGGTGCCCAACGGTGACGGGTGGAGTGACATCAGTGCCGCCGACTTCCAGACCGCCGTGATCGCCCTGGCCAAAGGCTTCGTGGCTGTGGGGATCCAGCCAGGTGAGAAGGTCGGATTCCTCGCGCGAACCACGTATGAGTGGACGTTGGTCGACTTCGCGCTGTTCTATGCCGGGGCCGTCATGGTGCCGATCTACGAGACCAGCTCCCCCTCGCAGATCCAATGGATCCTCGAAGACTCCGGAGCGACTGCGCTCATCGTCGAATCGGCCAGTCACTTCGCCAAGTTCGACGAGGTCCGAGGCGACCTTCCGCTGATCCGCGAGGTCTGGCAGCTGCACGTCGGAGCCATAGACTCACTCACCGCTGCCGGGGTCGCGATCGAGGATGCCGAGATCGAGCGTCGTCGCAACATCGCTGTCGGATCCGACATCGCCACCCTCATCTACACCTCCGGTTCGACCGGTCGCCCCAAGGGCTGTGTGCTGACGCACAGCAACTTCGTCGAACTCTGCCGCAACTCCGCAAAGTCGCTCAATGCCGTCGTGGAGACGCCGGGAGCCTCAACGCTGCTGTTCATCACCACGGCGCACATCTTCGCGCGGTTCATCTCGCACCTCAACATCCACGCCGGCGTGCGCACGGGACATCAGCCCGACACGAAGCAGCTGCTGCCTGCCTTGGGCTCGTTCAAACCGACCTTCCTCCTCGCGGTGCCTCGCGTTTTCGAGAAGGTCTACAACTCGGCGGAGCAGAAGGCCGAGGCCGGCGGCAAAGGCAAGATCTTCCGGGCCGCCGCCGCTGCCGCGGTCGAGCACTCCCGCCTGCTCGAAGAGGGCAAGAAGATTCCGCTCGGGCTCAGGATCAAGTTCGCGCTGTTCGACAAGCTGGTCTACAGCAAACTCCGCGCGGCCATGGGTGGAAACATCGTCTATGCCGTCTCCGGCTCTGCTCCTCTCGGGCCGCGCCTCGGACACTTCTTCCACAGCCTCGGCGTCGTGATCCTGGAAGGCTACGGACTCACCGAGACGACAGCGCCTGCAACGGTGAACCTCGCCGACAAGTCGAAGATCGGAACCGTCGGCCCCGCGCTCCCCGGCGTCGGGGTGCGGCTCGCCGATGACGGCGAGATCGAAGTCAAGGGCATCAACGTCTTCAAGGAGTATTGGAACAATCCGGAAGCCACCGCCGAGGCGTTCCACGACGGCTGGTTCCGTACCGGTGACATCGGCAGCTTCGACTCGGAGGGATTCCTCACCGTCACCGGCCGCAAGAAGGAGATCATCGTCACGGCGGGCGGCAAGAACGTCGCACCGGCTGCACTCGAGGATCCGATCCGCGCCAACCCGATCGTCGGTCAGGTCGTGGTCGTCGGCGACCAGAAGCCGTTCATCTCTGCGCTGATCACCCTGGACTCCGAGATGTTGCCGACATGGCTCGGCAACAACGGCCTCTCGACCGGAATGACTCTGGCTGAGGCTTCGAAGAACGAAGCCGTCCGCGCAGAAGTGCAGAAGGCCGTGGACATCGCGAACAGCAATGTGTCGCGTGCTGAATCGATCCGGAAGTTCACGATCCTCGAGACCGAGTGGACCGAGGACAGCGGACACCTCACGCCGAAGATGTCGATCAAGCGCAACGTGATCATGGCGGACTTCGCCGACGAGGTCGCGGCGATCTATGACGAGCCGGTCAACACGACCAACGTCGCGATCGGCGGCTGA
- a CDS encoding peptide deformylase: MTAREIRVFGDPVLRTVCAPIGEIDDGVRALVADLIDSVELPGRAGVAAPQIGVAARAFSYNIDGDVGYVLNPVLTEVRGEPVPTGEGCLSVPGLWHDALRHPWARVEGIDLDGNPLVLEGEGLLAQALQHETDHLDGTLYLTRLSPEDRKIAMREVRESDWF, from the coding sequence ATGACTGCTCGCGAGATCAGGGTCTTCGGTGACCCCGTACTGCGAACCGTGTGCGCACCGATCGGTGAGATCGACGACGGAGTACGAGCGCTCGTCGCCGACCTCATCGACAGTGTCGAGCTGCCCGGCCGCGCCGGTGTCGCCGCGCCGCAGATCGGCGTGGCAGCGCGAGCCTTCAGCTACAACATCGATGGCGACGTCGGCTATGTGCTCAACCCGGTGCTGACCGAGGTGCGCGGTGAGCCGGTGCCAACGGGAGAAGGATGCCTCTCGGTGCCGGGCCTCTGGCATGACGCTCTCCGCCACCCCTGGGCGCGCGTCGAGGGCATCGACCTCGACGGCAATCCGCTGGTGCTCGAGGGAGAGGGCTTGCTCGCTCAGGCTCTCCAGCACGAGACGGACCACCTCGACGGCACGCTCTATCTCACCCGGCTCTCGCCGGAGGATCGCAAGATCGCCATGCGCGAGGTGCGCGAGAGCGACTGGTTCTGA
- a CDS encoding nucleotide-binding protein: MTPKNESDSAEDDSRGILDEAASLDTTGIGILGQTAQVSVALPQDEDDDLVDDAVVDGEILSELIVDPPLDVAAVAATDVNVGRIHDDRIGIVIELPAEESAGKLSADQLDAPGEMIVEGIVEPEPASDSEPAGEPEVATGDSTSATSDEGTSAVTADVIVDPVIIAAANPAGPESKVKPKPKKKPRAQTATSGTSGAAPEPKPEPARVQTPEPEPAPESAVEPEQASDAEPPSREPARRGESATTAWIAAALKQDATASPTPVPTASVPAEKAKNETVKNSEEAPKSVDKPAATAITQRPAVSRPEVALTSKRLGDQLGQSTRESADLLTADRLLDPHQVTKPEPEGAWSHFLYAASGRRINIGDGKRARARKALTARISAPLAGGARFVPVLSRKGGVGKTTITALLGMALADARDDRVIAVDANPDRGTLADRIVRTHNKSVRDLVRIHDEVKGYHDVSSIVVRDATRLDVLASDADPRIAEAFSDDDYRDVADVAAHYYSLVLTDTGTGIVHSVMGATLDLADQLIIVSGLSVDEARLASETLTWLETNGYAELARRSIVVLNQSTPGSPLVRLNELEAHFATRAKSVVRMPYDSQIAGGGAIVFANLQPETRQAARELAASLVEGLRASAA; encoded by the coding sequence GTGACACCGAAGAATGAATCAGACTCCGCGGAGGACGACAGCCGCGGCATCCTCGACGAGGCAGCCTCGTTGGACACCACGGGTATCGGCATCCTCGGACAGACGGCGCAGGTGAGCGTTGCGCTTCCCCAGGACGAGGACGATGACCTCGTGGACGACGCAGTGGTGGACGGTGAGATCCTCTCGGAGCTCATCGTCGACCCGCCGCTCGACGTCGCAGCGGTAGCGGCGACTGACGTGAATGTCGGTCGGATCCATGACGACAGGATCGGCATCGTCATCGAGCTGCCGGCGGAGGAATCCGCCGGCAAGTTGTCCGCAGACCAGCTGGACGCGCCAGGCGAAATGATCGTGGAGGGCATCGTCGAGCCCGAGCCCGCATCGGATTCGGAGCCCGCGGGCGAGCCCGAGGTGGCGACCGGTGATTCGACGAGTGCGACCTCGGATGAAGGTACTTCCGCCGTGACTGCTGACGTGATCGTGGACCCTGTCATCATCGCCGCGGCGAATCCTGCAGGGCCCGAATCGAAGGTCAAGCCGAAGCCCAAGAAGAAGCCGCGCGCTCAAACCGCGACCTCCGGTACGTCCGGTGCTGCGCCCGAGCCGAAGCCTGAACCGGCGCGTGTACAGACGCCAGAGCCCGAACCGGCTCCCGAATCAGCGGTCGAGCCAGAGCAGGCGTCCGACGCCGAGCCGCCATCCCGTGAGCCCGCACGGCGTGGGGAGAGCGCCACGACGGCGTGGATCGCCGCCGCATTGAAGCAGGATGCCACAGCATCGCCGACGCCGGTGCCCACGGCATCCGTTCCGGCAGAGAAAGCGAAGAACGAGACTGTGAAGAATTCCGAAGAGGCTCCGAAGTCGGTCGATAAGCCGGCGGCGACGGCGATCACGCAGCGACCGGCCGTCTCCCGACCCGAGGTCGCCCTGACCTCGAAGCGGCTCGGCGACCAGCTGGGGCAGTCGACGCGCGAGTCCGCCGATCTCTTGACGGCTGACCGGCTGCTCGATCCCCACCAGGTCACGAAGCCGGAGCCGGAGGGTGCGTGGAGTCATTTCCTGTACGCGGCCTCAGGGCGGCGCATCAACATCGGCGACGGCAAGCGCGCTCGTGCTCGCAAGGCACTCACCGCACGGATCTCCGCACCGCTCGCGGGCGGCGCGCGTTTCGTGCCGGTGCTGTCGCGCAAGGGCGGCGTCGGAAAGACGACCATCACGGCGCTGCTCGGCATGGCGCTGGCGGATGCCCGTGATGACCGCGTGATCGCGGTGGATGCCAACCCCGACCGAGGTACGCTGGCCGACCGCATCGTTCGCACGCACAACAAGTCTGTGCGCGACCTCGTGCGCATCCATGACGAGGTGAAGGGGTATCACGACGTCTCGTCGATCGTCGTGCGGGATGCCACGCGGCTCGACGTGCTCGCCTCTGACGCGGATCCTCGTATCGCCGAAGCATTCAGCGACGACGATTACCGGGACGTCGCGGATGTCGCGGCGCACTACTACTCTCTCGTTCTGACCGACACCGGCACCGGCATCGTGCACTCCGTCATGGGAGCCACCCTCGACCTCGCCGACCAGCTCATCATCGTCTCCGGGCTCAGTGTCGATGAGGCACGCCTCGCGTCCGAGACCCTGACCTGGCTGGAGACGAACGGCTATGCAGAGCTGGCACGGCGCTCGATCGTGGTCCTCAACCAATCGACGCCGGGCAGCCCGCTCGTCCGGCTGAACGAGCTGGAGGCTCACTTCGCCACACGTGCGAAGAGCGTGGTTCGCATGCCGTACGACTCGCAGATCGCCGGCGGTGGAGCGATCGTGTTCGCCAACCTGCAGCCTGAGACGCGACAGGCGGCTCGCGAGCTGGCCGCATCCCTCGTCGAGGGTCTTCGCGCGAGCGCCGCCTGA
- a CDS encoding pyruvate carboxylase, whose translation MFQKILVANRGEIAIRAFRAAFEVGARTVAVFPYEDRGSQHRLKADEAYEIGERGHPVRAYLDVDEIIRVALESGADAIYPGYGFLSENPELAEKAAANGIVFVGPPSKVLEMAGNKVEAKHHAIEAGVPVLRSTEASSDVDALVAQADDIGFPLFAKAVAGGGGRGMRRVETKGELAPALAEAMREAESAFGDARMFLEQAVVRPRHIEVQILADKTGETVHLFERDCSVQRRHQKVVEIAPAPNLDDSIREALHGYAIAFARSIGYENAGTVEFLLETAGERTGEVVFIEMNPRIQVEHTVTEEVTDVDLVQSQMRIAAGETLAELGLQQGDIRLRGAALQCRITTEDPTQGFRPDTGKITTYRSPGGAGIRLDGGTVHQGAQISPHFDSMLSKLTCRGRDFEAAVGRARRALAEFRIRGVSTNIPFLQALLEDEAFIAGDVSTSFIDERPDLLRGRVSKDRGTRLLNWLVDVTVNKPNGAHPGVADPVSKLPSIDLSAEPIPGSRQRLLELGPDGFAMSLREQSALAITDTTFRDAHQSLLATRVRTRDLVAAAPYLAQLTPGLLSVEAWGGATYDVALRFLGEDPWERLDKLRAALPNINIQMLLRGRNTVGYTPYPTAVTEAFVAEAAASGVDIFRIFDALNDVSQMRPAIDAVRATGTSIAEVALCYTGDLLNPAEDLYTLDYYLGLAEQIVDAGAHVLAIKDMAGLLRPAAAAKLVTALRERFDLPVHLHTHDTPGGQLATLLAASNAGVDAVDAASAPLSGTTSQPSLSSLVAALAHTDRDSGIDLDAVSDLEPYWEAVRNQYAPFESGLPGPTGRVYHHEIPGGQLSNLRQQAKALGLADDFELIEDMYAAADRILGRVPKVTPSSKVVGDLALHLAAVRADPADFEANPEKYDVPDSVVGFMAGELGDLPGGWPEPFRTKVLAGREVRTGLTELSADDERALAGSSLERRQRLNELLFPAPTREFAQQREVFGDLSVLDTSDYLYGLVQGQEHLVEIDRGVQLYVGLEAIGEADDRGMRTVMTTLNGQLRPVFVRDRSISVDAHEVEKADTSKPGQVAAPFSGVVSLKVEVGDAVRAGEPVASIEAMKMEAAITAPVDGIVERLAIGVTQQVDAGDLLVVIRPAQ comes from the coding sequence ATGTTCCAGAAGATCCTTGTGGCCAACCGCGGTGAGATCGCGATCCGTGCGTTCAGAGCCGCTTTCGAAGTCGGAGCGCGCACAGTCGCGGTGTTCCCCTACGAGGACCGGGGTTCTCAGCATCGGCTCAAGGCCGATGAGGCATACGAGATCGGCGAGCGCGGCCACCCGGTGCGCGCCTACCTCGACGTCGACGAGATCATCCGCGTGGCACTCGAATCCGGGGCCGACGCGATCTACCCCGGTTACGGCTTCCTCTCCGAGAATCCTGAGCTTGCAGAGAAGGCAGCGGCGAACGGAATCGTCTTCGTCGGCCCGCCGTCGAAGGTACTCGAGATGGCCGGCAACAAGGTCGAGGCGAAGCATCACGCGATCGAGGCCGGCGTTCCCGTGCTGCGATCCACAGAAGCCTCGTCCGACGTCGATGCGCTCGTCGCCCAGGCCGATGACATCGGCTTCCCGCTGTTCGCGAAGGCCGTCGCCGGCGGCGGAGGCCGCGGCATGCGCCGTGTCGAGACCAAGGGCGAACTCGCTCCTGCTCTTGCCGAGGCCATGCGCGAAGCCGAGAGCGCCTTCGGCGACGCCCGGATGTTCCTCGAGCAGGCGGTCGTTCGGCCTCGTCACATCGAGGTCCAGATCCTCGCCGACAAGACCGGTGAGACCGTGCACCTGTTCGAGCGGGACTGCTCTGTTCAGCGTCGGCATCAGAAGGTCGTGGAGATCGCGCCGGCTCCGAACCTCGATGACAGCATCCGCGAGGCCCTGCACGGATATGCGATCGCGTTCGCCCGTTCGATCGGCTATGAGAACGCAGGCACCGTGGAGTTCCTGCTCGAGACGGCGGGGGAGCGCACCGGTGAAGTCGTCTTCATCGAAATGAACCCGCGCATCCAGGTGGAGCACACCGTGACCGAGGAAGTCACCGACGTCGACCTCGTGCAGTCGCAGATGCGCATCGCCGCCGGAGAGACACTCGCCGAACTCGGACTGCAGCAGGGCGACATCCGTCTGCGCGGCGCGGCACTGCAGTGCCGAATCACGACCGAGGATCCGACGCAGGGGTTCCGTCCGGACACGGGCAAGATCACCACATACCGCTCGCCCGGCGGCGCCGGCATCCGCCTCGATGGTGGCACGGTGCACCAGGGCGCGCAGATCAGCCCTCATTTCGACTCGATGCTCTCCAAGCTCACCTGTCGAGGGCGTGACTTCGAGGCTGCCGTCGGCCGCGCGCGCCGTGCGCTGGCGGAGTTCCGCATTCGCGGCGTCTCCACGAACATCCCGTTCCTTCAGGCGCTGCTCGAGGACGAGGCGTTCATCGCCGGCGACGTCAGCACGTCGTTCATCGATGAGCGTCCGGATCTGCTGCGCGGTCGGGTCTCGAAGGACCGCGGCACGCGACTGCTGAACTGGCTGGTCGATGTCACCGTCAACAAGCCGAACGGTGCACACCCCGGTGTCGCCGACCCGGTGTCCAAGCTGCCGAGCATCGACTTGAGTGCCGAGCCGATCCCGGGTTCGCGTCAGCGTCTGCTCGAGCTGGGGCCCGATGGGTTCGCCATGAGCCTGCGCGAGCAGAGCGCATTGGCCATCACGGACACCACGTTCCGCGATGCGCACCAGTCCCTGCTGGCCACACGAGTGCGCACGCGTGACCTCGTGGCCGCTGCCCCGTATCTCGCGCAGCTCACCCCAGGGCTGCTGTCGGTCGAGGCATGGGGAGGAGCGACCTACGACGTCGCGCTGCGATTCCTCGGTGAAGACCCGTGGGAACGACTCGACAAGCTGCGCGCGGCCCTGCCGAACATCAATATCCAGATGCTGCTGCGCGGGCGCAACACGGTCGGATACACGCCGTACCCGACCGCGGTCACCGAGGCCTTCGTGGCCGAGGCCGCGGCAAGCGGTGTCGACATCTTCCGCATCTTCGACGCCCTCAACGACGTCTCTCAGATGCGTCCGGCGATCGATGCCGTACGTGCCACCGGCACTTCGATCGCCGAGGTCGCGCTGTGCTACACGGGGGATCTGCTGAACCCGGCCGAGGACCTGTACACGCTGGACTACTACCTCGGTCTCGCCGAGCAGATCGTGGATGCCGGGGCGCATGTGCTCGCCATCAAGGACATGGCAGGACTGCTGCGGCCCGCGGCGGCTGCGAAGCTCGTCACGGCGCTGCGCGAGCGTTTCGACCTACCGGTGCACCTGCACACGCACGACACCCCCGGTGGCCAGCTCGCCACCCTGCTCGCGGCCAGCAACGCAGGCGTCGACGCGGTGGATGCGGCTTCCGCACCGCTGTCCGGTACGACGAGCCAGCCTTCGTTGTCGTCGCTCGTGGCGGCGCTGGCGCACACCGATCGCGACAGCGGAATCGACCTGGACGCGGTCTCGGATCTCGAGCCCTACTGGGAGGCGGTGCGCAACCAGTACGCGCCGTTCGAGTCCGGCCTGCCCGGTCCCACCGGTCGCGTGTACCACCACGAGATCCCGGGCGGGCAGCTGTCGAACCTGCGCCAGCAGGCCAAGGCCCTGGGACTCGCGGATGACTTCGAACTCATCGAGGACATGTACGCCGCCGCCGACCGCATCCTCGGCCGTGTCCCCAAGGTGACGCCGTCATCGAAGGTCGTCGGCGATCTCGCCCTGCACCTCGCTGCGGTGCGTGCGGATCCTGCCGACTTCGAGGCGAACCCCGAGAAGTACGATGTGCCGGACTCCGTCGTCGGATTCATGGCGGGCGAGCTGGGCGACCTCCCAGGAGGATGGCCCGAACCGTTCCGCACCAAGGTGCTCGCCGGGCGCGAAGTGCGCACCGGTCTCACCGAGCTCTCCGCTGACGACGAAAGGGCGCTTGCCGGTTCCAGCCTGGAACGTCGACAGCGGCTGAACGAACTGCTGTTCCCCGCGCCGACGCGCGAATTCGCACAGCAGCGCGAGGTGTTCGGAGACCTCTCGGTCCTCGACACGAGCGACTACCTTTACGGTCTCGTGCAGGGACAGGAGCATCTCGTGGAGATCGACCGCGGCGTGCAGCTGTACGTCGGGCTCGAAGCCATCGGCGAAGCGGATGATCGCGGCATGCGCACCGTCATGACGACGCTGAACGGGCAGCTGCGCCCGGTGTTCGTGCGGGATCGATCGATCTCGGTCGATGCGCACGAAGTCGAGAAGGCCGATACCTCCAAGCCCGGTCAGGTGGCAGCGCCGTTCTCGGGTGTGGTCTCGCTGAAGGTCGAGGTCGGCGACGCAGTGCGTGCCGGCGAGCCCGTCGCATCCATCGAGGCCATGAAGATGGAAGCGGCCATCACCGCTCCCGTGGACGGCATCGTCGAACGGCTTGCGATCGGTGTCACTCAGCAGGTGGATGCTGGAGACCTTTTGGTCGTCATACGTCCTGCCCAGTAA
- a CDS encoding ParA family protein yields the protein MHVLSVSSLKGGVGKTTVTLGLASAAFARGVRTLVVDLDPQSDVSTGMDIQVAGRLNIADVLANPKEKVVRQAITSSGWAKVHPGTIDVLIGSPSAINFDGPHPSVRDVWKLEEALAAVESDYDLVLVDCAPSLNALTRTAWAASDRVIVVTEPGLFSVAAADRALRAIEEIRRGLSPRLQPLGIVVNRVRPQSIEHQFRIKELRDMFGPLVLSPQLPERTSLQQAQGAAKPLHIWPGDSAQELAADFDLLLDRIVRTGRVPVPESGAQA from the coding sequence GTGCACGTACTCAGCGTCAGCTCTCTCAAGGGAGGCGTCGGCAAGACGACCGTGACTCTCGGACTGGCCTCAGCGGCCTTCGCCCGAGGCGTCCGGACCCTCGTCGTCGACCTCGATCCGCAATCCGATGTGTCCACAGGGATGGACATCCAGGTGGCCGGCCGGCTCAATATCGCCGACGTCCTGGCGAACCCGAAGGAGAAGGTCGTCCGTCAGGCGATCACATCCAGCGGCTGGGCGAAGGTGCACCCCGGCACGATCGACGTGCTCATCGGCAGCCCTTCGGCCATCAACTTCGACGGCCCGCACCCCAGCGTGCGCGACGTCTGGAAGCTCGAAGAGGCACTGGCTGCAGTCGAGAGCGACTACGACCTCGTTCTGGTCGACTGCGCACCCTCGTTGAACGCCCTCACCCGCACGGCCTGGGCCGCGAGCGATCGCGTCATCGTCGTCACCGAGCCCGGATTGTTCTCCGTGGCTGCCGCCGACCGCGCATTGCGCGCGATCGAGGAGATCCGCCGCGGCCTCTCCCCCCGTCTTCAGCCGCTCGGCATCGTCGTGAACCGCGTGCGCCCGCAGTCGATCGAGCACCAGTTCCGCATCAAGGAGCTGCGCGACATGTTCGGCCCGCTGGTGCTCTCCCCTCAGCTGCCTGAACGCACGTCGCTGCAGCAGGCACAGGGCGCGGCCAAGCCGCTGCACATCTGGCCAGGAGACTCCGCTCAGGAGCTCGCCGCCGACTTCGACCTGCTGCTGGACCGGATCGTCCGCACTGGTCGCGTCCCCGTCCCCGAGAGCGGCGCCCAAGCCTGA
- a CDS encoding MerR family transcriptional regulator, with the protein MNADERAGDPHFVTELLFTDGLPAMDDEVGYRGAVAARAAGITYRQLDYWARTELVEPTVRGASGSGSQRLYGFRDILVLKLVKRLLDTGISLQQIRTAVDQLRASGIRDLAGTTLMSDGASVYLCTSNDEVIDLVSRGQGVFGIAVGKVLREVESTLVEFDPTSPDPVDELGARRARRTA; encoded by the coding sequence ATGAATGCGGATGAGCGAGCAGGCGACCCGCACTTCGTGACGGAACTCCTCTTCACGGACGGTCTGCCTGCGATGGACGACGAGGTCGGCTACCGCGGTGCGGTGGCCGCTCGCGCCGCGGGGATCACATACCGACAGCTCGATTACTGGGCCCGCACCGAGCTGGTCGAACCTACTGTCCGCGGTGCCAGTGGATCCGGCTCGCAGCGTCTCTACGGGTTCCGTGACATCCTCGTGCTCAAGCTCGTCAAGCGACTGCTCGACACCGGGATCTCGTTGCAGCAGATCCGCACCGCTGTCGATCAGCTTCGTGCCTCCGGCATCCGCGATCTGGCGGGAACCACACTCATGAGTGACGGAGCATCCGTCTACCTGTGCACGTCGAACGATGAGGTCATCGACCTCGTCAGCCGTGGCCAGGGCGTCTTCGGCATCGCCGTCGGCAAGGTCCTGCGCGAAGTCGAGTCGACGCTCGTCGAATTCGACCCCACCTCGCCCGACCCGGTCGATGAACTCGGTGCACGTCGCGCCAGGCGTACCGCCTGA
- the ftsR gene encoding transcriptional regulator FtsR → MVALHARDRSASAGLLSIGQVLARLTPEFPDLTSSKLRFLEVQGIVSPSRTDSGYRKFSQADIDRLRLGLTLQRDHYLPLSVIREQLDEAEVNGEAATAFPPPSIAPAPRRYRRDELLSAAGAGPQILNDAISTGIIAAAESYPETTVTLLRGLVALDRHGIEPRHLRTLRQSAEREVSLIESAMSALLRRTDATSRGKAREMAPELATKIDEVRSLFVKEALTRVLS, encoded by the coding sequence ATGGTGGCGCTTCACGCCCGCGATCGCTCTGCGTCCGCGGGTCTTCTGAGTATCGGTCAGGTACTCGCCCGCCTCACTCCTGAATTCCCCGATCTCACCTCCAGCAAGCTGCGCTTCCTCGAAGTGCAGGGGATCGTCAGCCCATCGCGCACCGATTCGGGCTATCGCAAGTTCTCGCAGGCCGACATCGACCGTCTGCGCCTCGGGCTCACATTGCAGCGCGATCACTATCTGCCGCTGAGCGTGATCCGCGAGCAGCTGGACGAAGCCGAGGTGAACGGCGAGGCAGCGACGGCTTTTCCGCCGCCGTCCATTGCGCCGGCTCCTCGGCGTTATCGGCGTGACGAGCTCCTCTCTGCGGCCGGCGCCGGCCCTCAGATCCTGAACGACGCCATCAGCACCGGCATCATCGCTGCTGCTGAGAGCTATCCGGAGACGACGGTCACGCTGTTGCGCGGCCTCGTCGCGCTCGATCGTCACGGCATCGAACCGCGGCACCTTCGCACCCTGCGCCAGAGCGCGGAACGCGAGGTCTCACTGATCGAATCGGCGATGTCGGCACTCCTTCGTCGAACGGATGCCACGTCGAGGGGAAAAGCGCGCGAGATGGCGCCGGAACTTGCCACGAAGATCGACGAGGTGCGCTCGCTCTTCGTCAAAGAAGCGCTCACCAGAGTGCTTTCGTAA
- a CDS encoding FHA domain-containing protein — protein MTDNDSRSAGDAAIHRDGEQRHDATQTFGHDSDLSFVPFGAELTDVEQAAIAALPAGSALLLVRSGALAGARYLLDTDVTTIGRHPEADIFFDDVTVSRRHAEITRSGTAFEITDQRSLNGTYVNGERVDRSTLANGFELRVGKFRLNFFASTADLSAAND, from the coding sequence GTGACAGACAACGACAGCCGATCGGCAGGCGACGCCGCGATTCATCGCGACGGCGAGCAGAGGCACGACGCCACACAGACATTCGGACACGACTCCGATCTCTCCTTCGTGCCCTTCGGGGCAGAGCTCACCGACGTCGAGCAGGCGGCGATCGCCGCGCTTCCTGCAGGATCCGCATTACTGCTGGTCCGCTCGGGCGCATTGGCCGGCGCCCGCTATCTGCTGGACACCGATGTCACGACGATCGGACGCCATCCAGAAGCCGACATCTTCTTCGACGATGTCACCGTCTCGCGTCGTCACGCCGAGATCACCCGCTCCGGTACCGCCTTCGAGATCACCGACCAGCGCTCACTCAACGGAACGTATGTCAACGGTGAGCGGGTCGATCGCAGCACGCTGGCGAACGGCTTCGAACTGCGAGTCGGCAAGTTCCGGCTGAACTTCTTCGCCTCGACCGCAGATCTCTCGGCGGCGAACGACTGA
- a CDS encoding copper resistance CopC family protein → MRTLTVRRSPAPIALAATLLLAFLMLFAWPQPAAAHDSLVDSDPAADSTVETLPTELTLTFSAALIGGDGSTEVVVTDAEGNDVADGEPTLDGAMVVQPLVSEAPAGDYHVIWKVVSSDGHPTSGEFGFSVSTGTAGEAPPAAEETTAPTEAATTEPTAPNVAEDPDMASGFSISIPWLIGAAVVLIIAAFIVFMVVRSRRGSASHADSDDPAER, encoded by the coding sequence GTGCGCACTCTCACAGTTCGACGTTCCCCCGCCCCGATCGCGCTGGCCGCGACACTGCTCTTGGCCTTCCTGATGTTGTTCGCCTGGCCCCAGCCTGCAGCCGCCCACGACTCGCTCGTCGACTCTGATCCGGCCGCAGACTCGACCGTCGAGACGCTTCCCACCGAGCTCACGCTCACTTTCAGCGCGGCGCTGATCGGCGGCGACGGCTCCACCGAAGTCGTCGTGACCGATGCCGAAGGCAACGATGTCGCCGACGGCGAGCCGACTCTGGATGGCGCGATGGTCGTTCAGCCACTCGTGTCCGAGGCCCCTGCCGGCGACTATCACGTGATCTGGAAGGTCGTCTCCAGCGATGGTCATCCGACCTCGGGCGAGTTCGGATTCAGCGTGAGCACCGGCACCGCAGGTGAAGCGCCTCCGGCCGCAGAGGAGACGACCGCGCCGACGGAGGCCGCGACGACGGAGCCCACGGCGCCGAACGTTGCGGAGGACCCGGATATGGCTTCCGGGTTCTCGATCTCGATCCCCTGGCTCATCGGCGCAGCCGTGGTGCTGATCATCGCGGCGTTCATCGTGTTCATGGTCGTGCGCAGCCGGCGCGGATCGGCCTCTCACGCCGATTCCGACGACCCTGCAGAGCGATAG